A genome region from Fodinibius salicampi includes the following:
- a CDS encoding transposase → MQKRNCPNRKSIRLKGWDYRTGLYFITICTDESQHHFGHINDGMMGLSVPGCIAWHYWRQIPHHQENVILDEFVVMPDHIHGIIGIESEEAVGTCHGMSVPNASEAERKAKFGQPQSKSLSMIINHFKGAVTRWCNAHEYEYFAWQSRFYDHIIRNERALKRIRQYIFDNPLQWQKGKRDRNTDSNIIHEQAVEYMAVA, encoded by the coding sequence ATGCAAAAGAGGAATTGTCCGAATCGAAAATCGATCCGATTGAAGGGCTGGGATTACAGGACAGGGCTATATTTTATTACAATCTGCACGGACGAGAGCCAGCATCATTTTGGCCATATTAATGATGGTATGATGGGCCTGTCGGTGCCTGGATGCATAGCCTGGCATTATTGGCGGCAGATTCCTCATCATCAGGAAAATGTGATATTGGATGAATTTGTGGTAATGCCTGATCATATTCATGGGATAATCGGAATTGAATCAGAAGAAGCTGTCGGGACATGCCATGGCATGTCCGTACCAAATGCTTCTGAAGCAGAGAGAAAAGCAAAATTCGGGCAGCCCCAATCAAAATCATTATCTATGATTATCAATCATTTTAAGGGAGCCGTTACCCGGTGGTGCAATGCCCATGAGTACGAATATTTTGCATGGCAGTCGCGCTTTTATGATCATATAATCCGAAATGAGCGGGCTTTAAAGCGCATAAGGCAATATATATTTGATAATCCATTGCAGTGGCAGAAAGGTAAAAGAGACAGGAATACCGATAGCAATATAATTCACGAGCAAGCGGTAGAATATATGGCAGTAGCCTGA
- a CDS encoding cupin domain-containing protein, giving the protein MQPKKLYLEDDGSIPNNKLPLLLYRNAFSKRGPAGARWLEEQFHQHNWTNAWKNGVFNYHHYHSTSHEVLGVYSGSAKLHLGGEQGQKVDVQAGDVIIIPAGVAHKNLGSSRDFRVVGAYPDGNSYDLKTGKESERPQADKNIAAVPMPSADPLLGQSGGLTEIWSNIKSELKDKI; this is encoded by the coding sequence ATGCAACCGAAAAAATTATATCTTGAAGACGACGGCAGCATCCCCAACAACAAATTGCCGCTGCTCCTGTACCGCAATGCCTTTAGCAAGCGGGGACCAGCTGGTGCCCGTTGGCTCGAAGAACAATTCCACCAACATAATTGGACAAATGCCTGGAAAAACGGGGTTTTCAACTACCACCATTACCACAGCACTTCGCATGAGGTTCTGGGCGTGTATTCCGGAAGCGCCAAACTGCACCTTGGAGGAGAACAGGGCCAAAAAGTGGACGTTCAGGCAGGAGATGTTATCATCATTCCGGCCGGGGTAGCCCATAAGAACCTGGGCAGCAGCCGTGACTTCAGGGTGGTCGGCGCCTATCCGGACGGAAACAGCTATGATTTAAAGACTGGTAAGGAAAGTGAACGTCCTCAAGCCGATAAGAATATTGCGGCGGTACCCATGCCCTCTGCCGATCCCCTGCTGGGCCAAAGCGGTGGACTCACGGAAATATGGAGTAATATAAAGTCAGAGCTAAAAGATAAGATATAG
- a CDS encoding endonuclease/exonuclease/phosphatase family protein — MKRFIFGIVILGIALSLFKACGGTSGFEVDDEDEPEEILPTEPVAPDGILETVTWNTEWYGNEGNGPDDEFQQTKNIVRVLDSLDADLYAMQEIFSQEAFNEIVEPMTGYKGFTADFINKGQKMAFLYNTNTIDSLEAGEISLAEVRETYRDEWEYYWANGRPPLFFRFDYHTPNSEQTEFFAVVIHAKANYGDYQESYKRRQMAAEGLYYYLLDEHPNANIILMGDYNDDVDESIYYEEQNGEEVYQETPYDEFTEDTQHFRIVTKVLSENKHTASINYMDKGDLIDHITMSDELFNLYIDDSATIYEAPLDYIPDFESSTSDHLPVWAKFDMAQ; from the coding sequence TTGAAACGATTTATCTTTGGCATTGTTATTCTTGGGATTGCCTTATCTCTATTTAAAGCCTGTGGGGGTACTTCGGGTTTCGAAGTCGATGATGAAGACGAACCGGAGGAAATTTTGCCCACCGAGCCAGTTGCCCCGGATGGCATACTGGAAACCGTAACCTGGAATACCGAGTGGTATGGTAATGAAGGGAATGGTCCCGATGATGAGTTCCAGCAGACAAAAAATATCGTGCGGGTGTTAGACTCTCTGGATGCCGACCTCTATGCCATGCAAGAAATCTTCAGCCAGGAAGCTTTTAATGAGATAGTTGAGCCCATGACCGGCTATAAAGGCTTTACGGCTGATTTCATCAATAAAGGCCAGAAGATGGCTTTTCTGTATAACACCAACACCATCGACTCCCTGGAAGCAGGTGAAATATCTCTAGCGGAGGTGAGGGAAACCTACCGGGATGAGTGGGAATACTACTGGGCCAATGGCCGACCTCCCCTCTTTTTTCGATTCGATTACCATACCCCCAACAGCGAGCAAACGGAGTTCTTTGCAGTGGTTATTCACGCCAAAGCTAATTACGGGGACTACCAGGAATCTTATAAGCGACGCCAAATGGCGGCCGAGGGCTTGTACTACTACCTGTTGGATGAGCATCCCAATGCCAATATCATTCTGATGGGCGACTACAACGATGATGTGGATGAATCGATTTATTACGAAGAACAAAATGGCGAAGAGGTATACCAGGAAACACCCTACGATGAGTTTACAGAGGATACCCAACACTTCCGAATAGTCACCAAAGTACTATCTGAAAATAAGCACACCGCTTCCATAAACTATATGGATAAGGGCGACCTGATAGATCATATTACTATGAGCGATGAGCTGTTCAATCTTTATATCGATGACAGTGCGACTATTTATGAAGCCCCGCTTGATTATATCCCCGACTTTGAAAGCAGCACCTCAGACCATTTGCCGGTTTGGGCCAAATTTGATATGGCTCAGTAA
- a CDS encoding DUF5677 domain-containing protein produces MQSKIPEKEIFECLKNIVAVAPMLIFDLAEKTEKSKDFYLRNCIAKGSSLLESILILYKKEYYDNALILYRSLLDRLVHVYYLSKHDSFQEFKFETLTANFEHVNNARSDQSLEGILEDPLFQITKEEWKKYQEYKQNLDGWNKPDPKKILKENDLGFLYKFGYEYASRRVHPTYFDGYPEFHTITKLEPNPYDKFDNQTIINNSVLITSVLFSECLTKSSFSFRQIVFDYFKSIHNLLHDDSDKDYKNKFVKIAKLFNQEVELSK; encoded by the coding sequence ATGCAATCAAAAATACCTGAAAAAGAAATATTTGAGTGTTTGAAAAATATTGTTGCTGTAGCTCCAATGTTGATTTTTGATTTAGCTGAAAAAACCGAGAAATCGAAAGACTTTTATCTAAGAAATTGTATTGCAAAAGGAAGTTCTTTACTTGAATCAATTTTGATTTTATATAAAAAGGAATATTACGATAATGCATTAATCCTGTACCGTTCATTGCTCGATCGATTAGTTCATGTATACTACTTAAGTAAGCACGATTCATTTCAGGAATTTAAATTTGAAACACTTACTGCAAATTTTGAACATGTTAATAATGCAAGAAGTGACCAATCCCTTGAAGGAATATTAGAGGATCCTTTATTTCAAATTACAAAAGAGGAATGGAAGAAATACCAAGAATATAAGCAGAATTTAGATGGTTGGAATAAACCTGATCCTAAGAAAATTTTAAAAGAAAATGACCTCGGATTCCTCTATAAATTCGGGTATGAATATGCATCACGTCGAGTTCATCCAACTTATTTTGATGGTTATCCGGAATTTCACACCATTACTAAATTAGAGCCCAATCCCTATGACAAATTTGATAACCAAACTATTATTAACAATTCAGTATTAATTACAAGTGTTCTATTCTCAGAATGTTTAACGAAATCCAGCTTTAGTTTTCGACAAATTGTGTTCGATTATTTTAAATCGATTCATAATCTACTGCATGATGATAGTGATAAAGATTACAAGAATAAGTTCGTAAAAATAGCTAAGCTTTTTAACCAAGAGGTTGAGTTAAGCAAATAA
- a CDS encoding SDR family oxidoreductase: protein MEGKRHSVLLTGVTGFLGSQTAIQLLEKGYRVTGTLRNIERADHIKNVIAQHTSNIDWLQFAEANLQDNDVWDELMPGIDFVQHIASPFPRELPDHEDELILPAKNGTINILKAASAHNVNVKRVVLTSSIGAIIYGKQKGIEDGIYTEADWTNCDNKDDTTPYYRSKTIAEKEAWKFMDQHNGELEFATVCPGAILGPVLEKDFGTSANIVRKAMDGSMPAVPNIGFDIVDVRSVADLLIRAMEHPEAAGERFIGSSAYLKFNEITEILQEHFPDRSIPTWILPNFIVRLFSYFDSTLEPILNDLGKERKVDSSKSRNVLQWEPLPVKEAVRSCARSLINVELI, encoded by the coding sequence ATGGAAGGGAAAAGACATTCAGTATTATTGACCGGAGTAACCGGTTTCCTCGGTTCTCAGACCGCTATTCAATTACTCGAAAAGGGATATCGGGTGACTGGAACGCTGAGAAATATAGAGCGCGCAGATCATATTAAAAATGTTATAGCCCAGCATACCTCTAATATCGATTGGTTACAATTTGCGGAGGCGAATCTGCAGGATAACGACGTTTGGGATGAGCTAATGCCGGGAATAGATTTTGTCCAGCATATTGCTTCTCCATTCCCCAGGGAACTTCCGGATCATGAAGATGAGTTAATTCTTCCGGCAAAAAATGGTACGATAAATATACTTAAAGCGGCCTCAGCTCATAATGTTAATGTGAAGAGGGTAGTACTTACTTCGTCCATAGGAGCGATCATTTACGGAAAACAAAAGGGTATTGAAGATGGAATATATACCGAAGCTGACTGGACTAATTGTGATAATAAGGACGATACTACCCCTTATTATAGAAGTAAAACAATAGCTGAAAAAGAGGCTTGGAAATTTATGGATCAGCATAACGGTGAATTAGAATTTGCAACAGTCTGTCCGGGGGCTATTTTGGGACCCGTTTTGGAAAAGGATTTCGGGACTTCAGCAAATATTGTTCGCAAAGCAATGGATGGAAGCATGCCGGCGGTGCCCAATATTGGTTTTGATATAGTGGACGTTCGATCCGTTGCTGATCTTTTAATTCGAGCCATGGAACACCCGGAAGCAGCGGGTGAACGCTTTATAGGATCATCAGCATATTTAAAATTCAATGAAATTACGGAAATTTTACAGGAGCATTTTCCTGACAGAAGTATACCCACCTGGATCCTCCCAAATTTTATAGTTCGTCTTTTTTCGTATTTTGATTCTACTCTTGAACCTATACTCAATGATTTGGGTAAGGAAAGAAAGGTCGATAGCTCAAAATCAAGAAATGTATTGCAATGGGAGCCGTTACCTGTGAAGGAAGCAGTACGCTCATGTGCCCGCAGTTTAATAAACGTCGAATTAATATAA
- a CDS encoding DNA-binding domain-containing protein, with product MGLEFYLAPNNMTADTEDYMAISSNTNSYSIEDVFDHMTREGSTITKAEALASFEEISQGIINLIRQGNAVVTPLFNIRSGISGVFEDEDDNFDPNRHQVRINLSVGSRLRPITAEIDPQKIKARERQPDLEYFYDDATDTKNDVITPGRGARIVGELLKFDEDDPTQGIFFVNKDDASETPVDESILKNKPGELIFIVPTLPAGIYRLEVRSIIFNTTELRTGALSHELTVS from the coding sequence ATGGGATTAGAATTCTATTTAGCACCAAATAACATGACCGCTGATACCGAAGATTATATGGCTATCAGCAGTAATACCAACAGCTATTCCATCGAAGATGTCTTCGATCATATGACGCGCGAGGGCTCTACCATTACCAAGGCAGAAGCCCTTGCCAGTTTCGAGGAAATCAGCCAGGGCATTATCAACCTGATTCGCCAGGGAAATGCGGTGGTCACGCCCCTGTTTAATATCCGCTCGGGTATTAGCGGGGTATTCGAGGATGAAGATGACAACTTTGATCCGAATCGCCACCAGGTACGCATTAACCTGTCGGTAGGCTCCCGTCTGCGGCCCATTACCGCCGAAATAGATCCGCAGAAAATTAAAGCGCGCGAACGTCAGCCGGATCTCGAATACTTCTACGACGATGCTACCGATACGAAGAACGATGTTATCACTCCTGGTCGTGGGGCGCGTATTGTGGGAGAGTTGCTTAAATTCGACGAAGACGATCCGACCCAGGGTATCTTCTTTGTGAATAAAGACGACGCCTCCGAGACACCGGTGGATGAAAGCATCCTTAAGAATAAACCCGGGGAGCTTATTTTCATTGTGCCTACCCTGCCCGCCGGGATATACCGACTCGAAGTGCGTAGTATTATATTCAATACTACGGAACTGCGCACCGGAGCCCTTTCGCACGAACTGACCGTTTCTTAG
- a CDS encoding aminoacyl-tRNA deacylase has product MPLNKLINYLDEKGKKYVVVKHSPAFTAQEVAASAHIPGKEMVKTVIVKADGDMKMVVLPSTHDVDFDAIKEAIGAEEVELASEDEFENIFPDCELGAMPPFGNLYDIDTLVAESLTEDNIIAFNAGTHKELVKMGYSDYEELANPQIMPVGVKKA; this is encoded by the coding sequence ATGCCCTTAAATAAATTAATCAACTATTTGGATGAAAAGGGAAAGAAATATGTAGTAGTAAAACATTCCCCGGCATTTACAGCCCAGGAAGTGGCGGCATCAGCTCATATTCCGGGCAAGGAGATGGTTAAAACCGTGATTGTAAAAGCGGATGGTGATATGAAGATGGTAGTGCTCCCTTCTACACACGATGTAGATTTTGATGCCATAAAAGAAGCCATAGGAGCCGAAGAAGTTGAGCTTGCCTCAGAAGATGAATTCGAGAATATATTCCCTGATTGCGAACTGGGAGCCATGCCCCCATTCGGCAATCTTTACGATATTGATACCCTGGTAGCCGAATCGCTAACCGAGGATAATATTATCGCATTCAATGCCGGCACCCATAAGGAATTGGTGAAAATGGGCTACAGTGATTACGAGGAACTGGCTAATCCCCAGATTATGCCGGTAGGAGTAAAAAAGGCATAA
- a CDS encoding OmpP1/FadL family transporter codes for MNIKGISKKWFLVLLGIFLSSPAIVGAQTTDDVLRYSLEYPSYDPVSIVIPGVSSYTGFGAYQDNPAVMALAPEGYLSFSLSSRFAEASGSYLGNTTEHSDNQTSVGDLGFVYKFPTTRGSLVFGGGYSQTSDYNRALGANGFNEASTITDYYNSSLVSDDIYFTAYDAFAIYDPSPGDDDYSNTTSAFRANGYEGIQQNLEMTERGQLGEYSAFLATEAAKNLFIGASVGISGGTYTYKRDFLESDRNNDYNNRSNNTDIDQILSYDTIDAKMQSFSARLGLMYRPAEAWNIGVSYEFPSRLEIEEEYNTVITTTFDNGDVEEHDAPGEFTYEIIRPPRLKAGVTYTGNEKITLTAAAESVFYTEAEYDEEGLSDYETQLNNEIQSVFKDVVNFRGGIEYKMNEQFTPRVGYGYYADPTRGFDSSRQFISGGFSTKISPNTSLDIGLQYGMWEDQNVIYSYESGNNVIDEVVHEDVGRLNVMAGIKLAL; via the coding sequence ATGAATATCAAAGGTATATCAAAAAAATGGTTTCTCGTCCTTTTGGGTATTTTCTTGAGCTCTCCGGCCATCGTCGGAGCACAGACCACCGATGACGTTCTGCGCTACAGCCTCGAATATCCTTCCTACGATCCGGTAAGTATCGTAATTCCTGGCGTAAGCAGTTATACTGGTTTTGGTGCCTATCAGGATAATCCAGCCGTGATGGCACTGGCACCGGAAGGATATCTTTCTTTCAGCCTGAGCAGCCGATTTGCTGAAGCCTCGGGCAGTTACTTGGGGAATACTACCGAGCATTCAGATAATCAAACAAGCGTGGGCGATCTGGGATTTGTGTATAAGTTCCCAACGACTAGGGGAAGTTTGGTGTTTGGAGGGGGATACAGCCAGACCAGCGACTATAACCGAGCACTTGGCGCAAATGGATTTAATGAAGCTTCGACCATTACTGATTATTATAATAGTTCCCTGGTAAGTGATGATATTTATTTTACTGCTTATGATGCGTTCGCCATTTATGATCCGAGTCCGGGGGATGACGATTACTCGAATACGACCTCGGCCTTCCGAGCCAACGGATACGAGGGCATCCAGCAGAATTTAGAGATGACCGAAAGGGGACAGTTGGGTGAATATTCGGCTTTTCTTGCAACGGAAGCTGCTAAGAACCTTTTTATTGGTGCTTCTGTTGGTATTTCCGGTGGTACCTATACCTATAAGAGAGACTTCTTAGAGAGCGACCGGAATAACGATTATAACAATAGATCGAATAATACAGATATTGATCAGATCCTCAGTTATGATACTATAGATGCCAAAATGCAATCTTTTAGTGCCCGGCTGGGCCTGATGTATCGGCCTGCTGAAGCTTGGAATATAGGGGTTAGTTATGAGTTCCCGAGTCGATTAGAGATAGAAGAAGAGTACAATACCGTGATTACTACGACCTTCGACAATGGAGATGTGGAAGAACATGATGCTCCCGGAGAGTTCACCTACGAGATTATACGTCCACCGCGCTTAAAGGCGGGGGTAACTTATACCGGGAATGAGAAAATTACCCTTACAGCAGCTGCGGAAAGTGTTTTTTATACAGAAGCTGAATATGATGAGGAAGGACTGAGTGACTATGAAACACAGCTGAACAACGAGATACAATCTGTCTTTAAAGATGTGGTCAATTTCAGGGGAGGCATCGAATATAAAATGAACGAGCAGTTTACCCCCCGAGTCGGCTATGGTTATTACGCTGATCCAACCAGAGGCTTTGACAGCTCCCGTCAGTTTATAAGCGGTGGTTTTAGCACTAAGATTAGTCCCAATACAAGCTTGGACATCGGATTACAATACGGCATGTGGGAAGATCAGAATGTTATTTATAGCTATGAAAGCGGGAATAATGTCATTGATGAAGTCGTGCATGAAGATGTTGGCCGATTAAACGTAATGGCAGGCATTAAGCTGGCACTGTAG
- a CDS encoding Crp/Fnr family transcriptional regulator — protein sequence MSNTENISLFLRTNCPLSHKGLNELLSSFKQRVIPQNTIILKETETDRKLRFLNKGVIREYYLNDHREVNINFYTKPRFITDFSSFINTVKTKRNQQSLTDIELLELDRIPFFKLLEKYECREEFRDLVFEQLLKIREMFEYNRVTKTPEELYKELRIYKPEWLQEIPQYHIASYLGITPETLSRIRRRIS from the coding sequence GTGAGTAATACAGAAAATATATCCCTGTTTCTTCGAACAAATTGTCCGCTCAGTCACAAGGGACTTAATGAGCTATTGTCTTCCTTTAAGCAAAGGGTCATCCCCCAAAACACTATAATTCTTAAAGAGACTGAAACGGATCGTAAACTTCGCTTCCTTAATAAGGGAGTTATAAGAGAGTATTACCTGAACGATCACCGGGAGGTGAATATAAATTTTTATACGAAACCTCGATTTATAACTGATTTTTCCTCATTCATCAACACTGTAAAAACAAAACGGAATCAGCAAAGCTTAACAGATATAGAGTTGCTTGAGCTTGACCGGATACCTTTTTTTAAGTTGTTGGAAAAATATGAATGCCGGGAAGAATTTAGAGATTTGGTCTTCGAGCAGTTATTAAAGATCAGGGAAATGTTCGAATACAACCGGGTTACAAAGACCCCGGAAGAACTTTACAAAGAGCTTCGTATCTATAAACCGGAGTGGCTTCAGGAAATACCCCAGTATCATATTGCTTCCTATCTGGGTATCACGCCCGAAACCCTGAGCAGAATACGCCGCCGTATTTCTTGA
- the corA gene encoding magnesium/cobalt transporter CorA, with protein sequence MAKKKKKKLRSLLSKRKAHARKAPGTAPGTVQYTGDQKVDEVSIKVHDYDVDHVEHISIADIEESRPFLENSSKTWINVTGLHDVDKLKSIWKYFDLHPLVQEDIVNTSQRPKVETYDNCIFFVLRMLSFDPENKSLVSEQISVVLGSNYVLSFQETDSNYFQPIFNRLEAGGRIRTQPTDYLAYALLDTVVDHYFNVIEQIGNEIEEVENILFEDEETNQDLLQKVHHIRREVVFLRKSVWPLRDALNTAIRDDSDFISDHTKLFLRDVYDHMIQVIDSVENYRDMVLSLHDLYMSSMSNRMNEIMKVLTIIATIFIPLTFIAGIYGMNFDPEASPYNMPELSWYWGYPASIAIMVVLALIMLYYFKRKGWL encoded by the coding sequence ATGGCAAAAAAAAAGAAGAAAAAGCTACGAAGTCTCCTTTCCAAACGTAAAGCCCATGCCCGAAAAGCTCCGGGTACTGCGCCCGGTACCGTGCAATATACCGGGGACCAGAAGGTCGATGAGGTCAGCATTAAGGTGCACGATTACGATGTCGATCATGTGGAGCATATCTCCATTGCGGATATTGAGGAGTCACGGCCCTTCCTTGAAAACTCATCCAAAACCTGGATCAACGTTACCGGCCTGCATGATGTGGACAAGCTAAAAAGCATATGGAAGTATTTTGATCTCCACCCCCTGGTCCAGGAAGATATTGTCAATACTAGTCAGCGACCAAAGGTAGAAACCTATGATAACTGCATCTTTTTCGTCCTTCGTATGCTGTCTTTCGATCCGGAGAACAAATCGCTGGTTTCTGAGCAAATCAGCGTGGTGCTGGGGAGTAATTACGTGCTTTCCTTCCAGGAAACGGATAGCAACTATTTCCAGCCGATCTTTAATCGCCTCGAGGCCGGGGGACGCATCCGCACCCAACCGACGGATTACCTGGCTTATGCCCTGCTGGATACCGTTGTGGATCATTACTTCAACGTGATTGAACAGATAGGCAATGAAATTGAAGAAGTTGAGAATATCCTTTTTGAGGATGAAGAAACCAACCAGGATTTACTGCAAAAGGTGCATCATATCCGGCGGGAAGTCGTCTTTTTGCGTAAATCGGTGTGGCCTTTACGTGATGCCCTCAATACCGCTATCCGGGATGATTCCGATTTTATATCAGACCATACCAAATTATTTCTCCGCGATGTGTACGACCATATGATACAGGTTATTGACAGCGTGGAAAACTACCGGGATATGGTATTAAGCCTTCACGATCTCTATATGTCGTCGATGAGTAACCGGATGAACGAAATTATGAAGGTGCTGACCATTATCGCCACCATTTTTATCCCTCTTACGTTCATCGCTGGTATTTATGGGATGAATTTCGATCCTGAAGCCAGTCCCTATAACATGCCGGAGCTCAGCTGGTATTGGGGATATCCGGCATCCATAGCAATAATGGTTGTATTAGCCCTGATTATGCTGTACTATTTTAAACGCAAAGGATGGTTATAG
- a CDS encoding MBL fold metallo-hydrolase, whose protein sequence is MRIYHLRNVTMVIETERKVLLVDPMLGDKGTLPPFAFIRSKPRKNPTVSLPEGSKALLDSVTHAIITHRHPDHLDGAGIAFLKEKEIPVLCSVHDKEILHKQGLAIHKTFDYWEQKEFSGGYITGIPATHGYGFVTKFMGDVMGFLLELPGEPSIYLSSDTIFTNGVNQVLTEYGPDVSVVACGSAQFDIFRPLLMNMDEIIQFVRQSPGKVIANHLEAINHCPTTRKQLRNMLEEEKLQDKVFIPNDGESIELL, encoded by the coding sequence ATGAGGATATATCACCTCCGAAATGTAACCATGGTAATAGAAACTGAAAGAAAAGTTCTGTTAGTTGATCCAATGCTCGGGGATAAAGGAACACTTCCTCCGTTTGCTTTTATTAGATCCAAACCAAGGAAAAACCCTACTGTTTCTTTGCCAGAGGGAAGTAAGGCATTGTTGGATAGCGTTACACATGCAATAATTACCCATCGACACCCGGACCATCTCGATGGGGCGGGCATCGCATTTCTTAAGGAAAAAGAAATACCCGTATTGTGCAGTGTCCATGACAAAGAAATACTTCATAAACAGGGGCTTGCTATCCATAAAACATTCGATTACTGGGAACAGAAAGAGTTTTCGGGCGGGTATATAACCGGAATCCCGGCCACTCACGGTTATGGATTTGTGACCAAGTTTATGGGTGATGTAATGGGATTCCTTCTTGAATTACCCGGAGAACCGTCCATCTATTTAAGTTCAGATACTATCTTTACGAATGGTGTCAACCAGGTACTAACGGAATATGGGCCCGATGTCAGTGTGGTTGCCTGCGGTTCTGCTCAATTTGATATATTCAGACCACTACTGATGAATATGGATGAAATTATTCAATTCGTCAGACAGAGTCCCGGAAAAGTAATTGCGAATCATTTGGAAGCAATTAATCATTGTCCGACTACCAGAAAACAGTTGAGAAATATGCTAGAGGAAGAAAAGCTTCAGGATAAAGTATTTATACCGAATGACGGAGAAAGCATAGAGCTTCTGTAG
- a CDS encoding universal stress protein, whose protein sequence is MENLKILVPLDFSELSATALQSARRMAEMWNGSITPFHSYLPLNEVDGGPYMFGMPSTPVEDYEDVEKTIRERLNELSREHIEASMLKTPQVSIGNPAQSIVEEAKDYDMIVMPTHGRTGFSRFFLGSVAEKVLRMAHLPVLVVNKERQLTDLEHILLTTDFSDHSKDAFPYAKAIAQKANAQLELINIFAYDPEHNNDPDKSKIQLREQRLKVLAKEELHELGDQVTTKVIVSTDTPHEAILNYNLNNPQDLIVMSTVGRTGIDYLMMGSTTANVVRHVKSPILSINPKQEA, encoded by the coding sequence ATGGAAAATCTAAAAATTCTTGTCCCTCTCGACTTTTCTGAACTGAGTGCCACTGCTCTGCAGTCGGCCCGTCGGATGGCGGAAATGTGGAACGGAAGCATTACTCCTTTTCACTCCTACCTGCCTCTTAACGAGGTAGACGGCGGACCCTATATGTTCGGGATGCCCTCTACCCCCGTTGAGGATTATGAGGATGTGGAAAAAACCATTCGGGAACGACTCAACGAGCTCTCCCGGGAACATATTGAGGCTTCCATGCTTAAGACCCCGCAGGTTTCTATTGGCAATCCCGCCCAATCTATTGTGGAAGAAGCCAAAGATTACGATATGATTGTGATGCCTACTCACGGGCGCACCGGCTTTTCCCGCTTTTTCCTGGGTTCTGTTGCCGAAAAAGTGCTTCGCATGGCGCATCTGCCGGTATTGGTCGTCAATAAAGAACGGCAGCTTACCGATCTCGAACATATCCTGCTAACCACTGACTTTTCTGATCACTCTAAAGATGCCTTTCCCTATGCCAAGGCCATTGCCCAAAAAGCAAATGCACAACTGGAACTCATCAATATTTTTGCCTACGATCCGGAACATAACAACGATCCGGATAAGTCCAAGATTCAGCTTCGCGAACAACGACTCAAAGTACTGGCCAAAGAAGAGCTCCACGAGTTGGGCGACCAGGTTACCACCAAGGTAATCGTCTCTACGGATACTCCTCACGAAGCAATTCTCAACTATAACCTGAACAACCCCCAGGATCTCATTGTGATGTCGACAGTGGGCCGTACCGGCATTGATTACCTTATGATGGGCAGCACCACGGCTAATGTGGTTCGACACGTTAAGAGTCCGATTCTAAGCATCAACCCTAAACAAGAAGCATAA